In the genome of Cyanobacterium sp. T60_A2020_053, one region contains:
- a CDS encoding flavin-dependent dehydrogenase, which translates to MNLKLLLYLEVPNPDTNGVVRWLQESWRPSRGEKFNTPDGINLKLDHNSQLSIFVWNLQRTSYLKIFRWGVKSSLENKLKRELSKAIKQQFPTQYPELPEINLEEQSIFDALAPRYPATVKFFQKMPQGEYDLNRVYWWEKKWRESVQNNSNNSSNYQLKPVIFRDQSTGKADYDLIYVGGALGALHASLMAKMGYSVLLIERLKFGRMNREWNISRQEFQVLIDQGLFTKKEFEYIISAEYQDGFSKFFDGNNPPHLKADVLHTPTVLNIAIDTNKLLELCQKKLIKYGAEIWDQTEFEKATIGKDLVTVNVTNLVTDEAKEATGRLLIDAMGTASPIAWQMAGKKTFDSVCPTVGAIVEGISAEVWDRNYGDVLFSHGDISKGRQLIWELFPGEGEELTIYLFHYHQVHPDNPGSLLEMYEDFFNILPEYRRCDMEQLTWKKPTFGYIPGRFTVSKKDRTIAMDRLLSIGDSASLQSPLVFTGFGSLVRNLGRLTSLLDQALKNNLLDGDSLNQINAYQSNIAVTWLFSKGMMVPTHQTLPPARVNSMLNTFFGLLADEPATADVFIKDRTDWLTFNRLALKAARKNPPLLWWIWQMAGTKDIGRWIGSYLIFTLDALKNLLFSRWLNPWLQKQGEWLKQSQPKLWFKLLTFSSGFVAQK; encoded by the coding sequence ATGAATTTAAAACTTTTATTATATTTAGAAGTCCCTAATCCTGATACTAATGGTGTCGTGCGCTGGTTGCAGGAATCTTGGCGCCCTTCGAGAGGGGAAAAATTCAATACTCCTGATGGCATTAATTTAAAGTTAGATCATAATAGTCAGTTATCGATTTTTGTGTGGAATTTACAGCGCACTTCATACCTCAAAATATTTAGGTGGGGTGTAAAATCATCTTTAGAAAATAAATTAAAAAGAGAATTATCAAAAGCAATTAAACAACAATTCCCAACTCAATATCCTGAATTACCAGAAATTAACTTGGAGGAGCAATCTATTTTTGACGCCCTTGCTCCTCGTTATCCAGCCACGGTTAAATTTTTCCAAAAAATGCCCCAAGGAGAGTATGATTTAAACCGAGTTTATTGGTGGGAAAAAAAATGGCGTGAAAGTGTCCAAAATAATAGTAACAATAGTAGTAATTATCAACTTAAACCAGTTATTTTCAGGGATCAAAGCACTGGTAAAGCAGATTATGATTTAATTTATGTGGGAGGGGCGCTGGGCGCCCTCCACGCCAGTTTAATGGCTAAAATGGGTTACAGTGTGCTGTTAATTGAACGTTTAAAATTCGGTAGAATGAACCGAGAATGGAATATTTCTCGCCAAGAATTTCAAGTTTTAATCGATCAAGGTTTATTCACAAAAAAAGAATTTGAATATATTATTTCCGCAGAATACCAAGACGGTTTTAGTAAATTTTTTGATGGCAATAATCCCCCTCATTTAAAGGCGGATGTTTTACATACTCCCACCGTATTAAATATTGCCATTGATACTAATAAATTACTGGAATTGTGTCAGAAAAAATTAATTAAATATGGCGCAGAAATATGGGATCAAACTGAGTTTGAAAAAGCCACTATTGGCAAAGATTTAGTCACCGTTAATGTCACTAATTTAGTCACAGACGAAGCCAAAGAAGCCACAGGAAGGCTCTTAATTGATGCTATGGGTACAGCATCCCCCATTGCATGGCAAATGGCTGGAAAGAAAACCTTTGATAGTGTGTGTCCGACGGTGGGCGCTATAGTCGAAGGTATCAGCGCAGAAGTATGGGATCGTAATTATGGGGATGTTTTGTTTTCCCATGGGGATATTTCCAAAGGAAGGCAATTAATTTGGGAGTTATTTCCGGGTGAGGGTGAGGAATTAACCATTTATTTATTTCATTATCACCAAGTGCATCCCGATAATCCCGGTTCTCTGTTAGAAATGTATGAGGACTTTTTCAATATTTTGCCAGAATATCGCCGTTGTGACATGGAGCAGTTAACTTGGAAAAAACCGACTTTTGGCTACATTCCGGGGCGCTTTACTGTAAGCAAAAAAGATCGCACCATTGCCATGGATAGGTTACTTTCTATCGGTGATTCCGCTTCTTTGCAATCCCCCCTCGTTTTTACTGGTTTTGGCTCTCTGGTGCGTAATTTAGGGCGTTTAACGAGCCTTTTAGATCAGGCTCTGAAAAATAATCTTTTAGATGGTGATTCTCTGAATCAAATTAATGCTTATCAAAGTAATATTGCTGTAACATGGTTGTTTTCTAAGGGAATGATGGTGCCAACTCATCAAACTTTGCCTCCAGCGCGCGTCAACTCCATGTTAAATACTTTCTTTGGTTTATTGGCAGATGAACCGGCAACAGCGGATGTTTTCATTAAAGATCGTACGGATTGGTTAACTTTCAATCGTTTGGCATTAAAAGCGGCGCGCAAAAATCCTCCCTTATTATGGTGGATTTGGCAGATGGCGGGTACGAAAGACATCGGGCGCTGGATTGGTTCTTACCTCATTTTTACGCTGGATGCGTTAAAAAATCTCTTGTTTAGCCGTTGGCTTAATCCTTGGTTGCAGAAACAAGGGGAATGGTTAAAGCAATCACAACCGAAGTTATGGTTTAAGTTGCTTACTTTTAGTTCGGGTTTTGTAGCTCAAAAATAA
- a CDS encoding D-alanyl-D-alanine carboxypeptidase, producing MIFSSLITALLNIIAPSPSAIPVIPWQTASIFELPTEANPEIESIVNEYLQGLQQRGLNLSQQGVWIQTPWVDLASNQGMIPLPSASTTKLVTSLGALNTWEINHRFITNIYTKGAVTNGILQGDLIIENGGNPFFVWEDAIIIAHELQQQGIKSIDGNLIIVGNWQMNFTADVAKSAEFLRVAFNSSQWNWQVEKQYKTLEKSISRPTIKITGKTVFRDDLPAEISLFKAHQSAQLIEILKLMNVYSNNYIAQSLTDQMGGVEKMVEGALPLINVPSNEIQLINGSGLGEENRISPRAACQILLALERQLQANNLQFSDLLPTSAPQNIGTIEGRKIPHGISVKTGTLAVVSALVGVFDDPSGQKVYFSLMNYGNGLDDLRNRQDQLLINLDNYYHKMDK from the coding sequence ATGATTTTTTCTAGTTTAATAACAGCTTTACTAAATATCATAGCGCCCTCCCCCTCAGCCATTCCCGTCATTCCTTGGCAGACAGCTAGTATTTTTGAATTACCCACTGAAGCAAATCCCGAAATTGAATCAATTGTTAATGAATATTTGCAAGGGTTGCAACAACGAGGATTAAACCTATCTCAGCAAGGGGTATGGATACAAACCCCTTGGGTTGATTTAGCGTCAAATCAAGGTATGATACCCCTTCCCTCTGCATCTACCACCAAGTTAGTCACCAGTTTAGGGGCGCTAAATACTTGGGAAATAAACCATCGTTTTATCACTAATATATATACGAAGGGCGCTGTTACTAATGGCATACTTCAAGGCGATTTAATTATTGAAAATGGCGGTAATCCATTTTTTGTCTGGGAAGATGCCATAATTATTGCCCATGAATTACAACAGCAAGGAATTAAATCTATTGATGGTAATTTAATTATTGTTGGCAATTGGCAAATGAATTTTACTGCCGATGTGGCTAAATCCGCAGAATTTTTACGGGTTGCTTTTAATTCTTCTCAGTGGAATTGGCAAGTAGAAAAACAGTATAAAACCTTAGAAAAATCAATATCTCGCCCTACTATAAAAATTACGGGAAAAACGGTTTTTAGGGATGATTTACCTGCAGAAATTAGCTTATTTAAAGCGCATCAATCAGCACAATTGATCGAAATTCTCAAGTTAATGAACGTGTATAGTAATAATTATATTGCTCAATCTTTAACAGATCAAATGGGAGGAGTCGAAAAAATGGTGGAGGGCGCCCTTCCCCTAATCAATGTACCATCTAATGAGATACAATTAATCAATGGCTCAGGATTAGGAGAAGAAAACCGCATATCTCCCCGCGCTGCCTGTCAAATTTTACTCGCTTTAGAAAGACAATTACAGGCTAATAATTTACAATTTTCCGATTTATTACCCACCAGCGCCCCCCAAAATATCGGCACTATCGAAGGGCGCAAAATTCCCCATGGTATCAGCGTAAAAACAGGGACTCTCGCTGTGGTGAGTGCGCTTGTAGGAGTGTTTGACGACCCCTCAGGTCAAAAAGTTTATTTTTCTCTGATGAACTATGGTAATGGACTAGATGACCTGCGTAATCGTCAAGATCAATTACTGATAAATCTTGATAATTATTATCACAAAATGGATAAGTGA
- a CDS encoding Uma2 family endonuclease — MTVATKAKIKLSPDEYLESEKSSLIKREYKEGDIYEMVGASDSHVTIAGNLFYLIKNFLKQSNNKNCRVYISDMKVKVASINAFFYPDIIVTCEEKDRQSTYFKEYPQLIIEVLSESTERYDRGDKFASYRQIESLQEYILISQDKMQVECFRKNSDNLWVLHPYDNQDNLVEFPCLNFSFSLTDLYENVILDG; from the coding sequence ATGACAGTAGCAACTAAAGCAAAAATAAAATTGTCTCCCGATGAATATTTAGAGAGCGAAAAAAGTAGTTTAATTAAAAGAGAATATAAAGAAGGAGATATTTACGAGATGGTGGGCGCTAGTGATTCTCATGTTACCATTGCTGGTAATCTATTTTATTTGATCAAAAACTTTCTTAAACAAAGTAATAATAAAAACTGCCGAGTTTATATATCTGATATGAAAGTAAAAGTAGCTAGTATAAATGCTTTTTTCTATCCTGATATTATTGTTACTTGTGAGGAAAAAGATCGACAATCCACTTATTTTAAAGAATATCCCCAATTAATTATCGAAGTTTTATCAGAAAGCACAGAGCGTTATGATAGAGGTGATAAATTTGCCAGTTACCGTCAAATTGAAAGTTTACAAGAGTATATTTTAATTTCTCAAGATAAAATGCAGGTAGAATGTTTTAGGAAAAATAGCGATAATTTATGGGTGCTTCATCCCTATGATAATCAAGACAACTTAGTAGAATTTCCTTGTCTTAATTTTAGTTTTTCCTTGACAGATTTATATGAAAATGTTATTTTAGATGGTTAA
- a CDS encoding cytochrome P450, translating into MDNKHQYPPGNFGLPVIGETLNFLFDPNFAKKKAEKYGAVFKTNILGKKTIFMGGIEANKFILQTHFDYFSWEKGWPQNFKELLGRSLFLQDGEEHKRNRKLLMPTFHSSALHHYFETMKIIIQSYLEKWEKDKNFTWFDELKQMTFEIASVLLLGGERGENNRYLSQLFSELSAGLFTFPINLPGTSYHKALKSRDLLLCHIEKEIIKRQEKPTNDALSLLIQTKDEEGNSLKIEEIKAQAILMLFAGHETTTSMLTSFCLALSQHPEIFNKAKEEQKCLAKDGEITINKLKLMTYLGQILKEVERLYPPVAGGFRGVVKPFVFNGYYVPQDWQVLYRIEATHQDENIYFEPDKFDPERFNSERQEDKKAEFSLITFGGGPRFCLGYAFAQMEMKLFASLLLENYTWQLESNQDLSLVNIPSLHPKSGLKVINFSHGNMN; encoded by the coding sequence ATGGATAATAAACATCAATATCCTCCCGGTAATTTTGGTTTACCCGTAATAGGTGAAACTTTAAATTTTCTTTTTGATCCTAATTTTGCCAAGAAAAAAGCTGAAAAATATGGAGCCGTTTTTAAAACGAATATACTAGGTAAAAAAACTATATTTATGGGGGGAATAGAAGCTAATAAATTTATTTTACAAACTCATTTTGATTACTTTTCTTGGGAAAAAGGCTGGCCCCAAAATTTTAAAGAATTGTTGGGAAGATCATTATTTTTACAAGATGGAGAAGAGCATAAAAGAAACCGCAAATTACTTATGCCTACTTTTCATTCCAGCGCCCTCCACCATTACTTTGAAACTATGAAAATAATTATTCAAAGCTACTTGGAAAAATGGGAAAAAGATAAAAATTTTACTTGGTTTGATGAATTAAAGCAAATGACCTTTGAAATTGCTAGTGTGTTGTTACTAGGAGGTGAAAGAGGCGAAAATAATCGTTATTTATCACAACTATTTAGCGAATTAAGTGCTGGTTTGTTTACCTTTCCCATTAATCTACCCGGCACAAGCTATCATAAAGCTTTAAAAAGTAGAGATTTATTACTATGTCACATCGAAAAAGAAATTATTAAAAGACAAGAAAAACCGACTAATGATGCTCTAAGTTTATTAATTCAAACTAAAGATGAAGAGGGAAACAGCTTAAAAATAGAGGAAATCAAAGCCCAAGCAATATTAATGTTATTTGCAGGACATGAAACAACTACCTCCATGTTAACCTCTTTCTGTTTAGCATTATCTCAACATCCAGAAATTTTTAATAAAGCAAAAGAAGAACAGAAATGTCTAGCAAAAGATGGTGAAATTACCATAAATAAACTTAAATTAATGACTTATTTAGGACAGATATTAAAAGAGGTAGAAAGGTTATATCCCCCTGTGGCTGGTGGATTTAGAGGAGTAGTAAAGCCTTTTGTTTTTAATGGTTATTATGTACCCCAAGATTGGCAAGTTTTATATAGAATTGAAGCTACTCACCAAGATGAAAATATATATTTTGAGCCTGATAAATTTGATCCAGAAAGATTCAATTCTGAAAGGCAAGAAGATAAAAAAGCTGAATTTAGTTTAATTACTTTTGGCGGTGGCCCTCGTTTTTGTTTGGGTTATGCTTTTGCACAAATGGAAATGAAACTTTTTGCTAGTTTATTGCTAGAAAACTATACTTGGCAGTTAGAATCTAATCAAGATTTAAGTTTAGTAAATATTCCCAGTTTACATCCTAAATCAGGGTTAAAAGTGATTAATTTTTCTCATGGCAACATGAATTAA
- a CDS encoding BolA family transcriptional regulator — MVSLEQVKTTIKSQLPDAEVVVRDLTGGGDHLEAIVVSSAFEGKTMVKQHQLVYSALHTELQSEAIHALALKTFTPSAWASMSK, encoded by the coding sequence ATGGTTAGTTTAGAGCAAGTCAAAACCACAATTAAAAGTCAGTTACCGGATGCTGAGGTGGTAGTAAGGGATTTAACCGGCGGTGGCGATCATCTTGAAGCTATAGTGGTATCTAGTGCTTTTGAGGGGAAAACTATGGTAAAACAACATCAGTTAGTTTACAGCGCCCTCCACACTGAGCTACAATCTGAAGCTATCCATGCTTTAGCCTTAAAAACTTTCACCCCCTCCGCTTGGGCTAGTATGAGTAAGTAA